Genomic DNA from Halalkalicoccus tibetensis:
ACAAGTACGCGACCTCGTTCTATTCGATCCCAGAAATGCTCGAAAACGAGGGCTTTGAGGAAGAAGAGATCGTACTCGAGCATATTGGTTCCGCCGAAGACCGATTCGAGGCCGTCAAAGCCGGTGAGATCGATGCGATTGGTGTCCTTGAACCCTACGTGACCCTTGGGCGGTACGACGACGAACTCAAAGCAGTCTACGAAGGTCCCTGCCGTGCGGCCCTTGTTGCATCGTCCGATATCGACCCGGAACAGGTCTCAGCGTTCCGTCAGGCGCTGAACCGAGCCGTCGAAGACATCAACAACAATCTCGATCGATATCGAGACGAATACGTTGATCTCCTCGAAAAGGCTGCAGCCGACGACGAGGAGAGTTTCGAGGATGTCGACTTCGATCGTCTTCGGAACGACTTCGAACTCCGGAACTTCCTCCCTGTCCGAGCGCCCGACGAAAAGCGAATCGAAGGAACAACCGAGTGGATGACTGAGAAAGGCTACGTGGACGACGAGGACGCTGTCACGACGATCGAAGACGAGGTGTCCTCGGACTAACCGATCCAGTCGGTTTGATTCGGTTCGGCTCCGGTTCCCGGTTCGCCGTAGCCATCTCAACCAATACCATCGTCAGTACCCTCTCATGCCTCAACTCCTCACCGTTATTACCATCGTCGCCTGTATCTTCGCCCTTGCGTACGTCGTCTATGCGCGGGTACTGAGCCAGTACTTCGAACTCGATGATGAGCGACCGACGCCTGCCCATGCACACGAAGACACCCACGAATACGTCCCCTCACGCAAAATCGAACTCTTCGGGCACCACTTTTCCTCGATTGCAGGTGGCGCACCAATTATCGGTCCGATTACAGCAGCGCTGGCATGGGGCTGGGCACCAGCTTTGATCTGGATCGTCGTGGGAACAGTTGTTTACGGCGGGTTAAACGATCTCGCGACACTCACCAGCAGTATGCGTCATGAAGGCCGCTCAGTCGGTCATATCTTTGGTAAGTATGCCGGTAATCGAGGCAAGCGGCTTCTGTTAACGCTTGCTATAGTCGCGAATCTCTTGGTGATCGGGGTTCTCTCGCTGGTTACGGCTGTCATTTTCGATGCCTTCCCTGCTGCAGCCACAGCCTCAATCGTGTATCTACTGCTCGCGATTGCGTTCGGGTTCGTTCGTCGCTACACACCGGTTCCATTTGTCCTCGCGACGATCGTATTTGTTGGAGGCGTGTTCGGTGGTGTCTTTGTCGGACTCGAATATCCAATTACGCTTATTCCAGCAGGCGAAGCAACGCTGTTGCCCACAGTTATCTCGCCCAATGTTTCGGCATGGCTGGCAGTATTACTTCTCTATGCGTTTGCTGCGAGCGTGCTGCCAGTCTGGACGTTGCTCCAGCCCCGGGATTTCCTTTCTTCGTTTCTACTATACGCCGGCCTCGGCGGTGCGGTCCTCGCAATCATCGTGGGAACGCTCTTTGG
This window encodes:
- a CDS encoding ABC transporter substrate-binding protein; the encoded protein is MADIDIAHEYFTWELVQQVAEENGYFEEEGVETDLSYFAPGTQDFSDQGENAYETDWWEDLDEQGETHGVCEWNAVQEASETDRQIIGSYSEWDRVLFAPADSNIESIEDLKRRSIGINKYATSFYSIPEMLENEGFEEEEIVLEHIGSAEDRFEAVKAGEIDAIGVLEPYVTLGRYDDELKAVYEGPCRAALVASSDIDPEQVSAFRQALNRAVEDINNNLDRYRDEYVDLLEKAAADDEESFEDVDFDRLRNDFELRNFLPVRAPDEKRIEGTTEWMTEKGYVDDEDAVTTIEDEVSSD